In Zingiber officinale cultivar Zhangliang chromosome 3A, Zo_v1.1, whole genome shotgun sequence, the DNA window ATCCTTTCGTCTTGCATAAGCGTGGTGATGCCCCTTCCAACGCTCCTTCCATTATTTATCCCTCCTCCACTACACCAAATGCACAATCAATCACCTTTAATAAGGAGTCATGCAAATACCTTAGCAAAAACTCATGCAAGGGTTCTTGCCTACTAAATACTCAAGAACTTTCTTGTTCACTAACTTTACAAGACTATCAAGAAAACTAGAAATACTTGGCTGTATAAACTCTTATCCAGATGATAGTGCCAAAAATTGGGAGAGACCTAAAGACATTCTCTCTCCAACATTTTTGCTTAAGTTAATAAATACACATCAACTAGACTTAGATTTCTTAATTTCTAGGTTAGAAAAACTAGAAATTATAAGAGAGAATCTTACAAGATATTGGGAAAGAGATAAGGTATACTGCAAATTAGCAATAATAAATCTAGATCTCACCATAAAAGCACAAGGCTTAAGATATACCAACTGGGAAATAGAAGAGTGTGCTATGCATATCAAATAATTACTAAATCTTGGAGCAATCCAAAGATCTACTTCTAGGCATAGGAGCCTGACTTTTATAGTAAATAAAGGATCTGAACAAAAATGTGGTCAATCAAGAatgatatttaattataaaatattaaatgatAATTGTCAAGAAGACGGTTACAAAATGATAGATCGTATGCGAaggatagagggggggggggggggaatatcactttctttaaaacttatctttttcttttaaatcagaattgtacagcggaaaataagaaaaggGACAaagttgtttacttcgttcggagcctagcttgactcctactcgaaggcccgcggtccttgactatACCGATGGGCAAGTCACTAtatctcttctttccgaaatcctcggaaagaagcataTCGTACAAaagagtaagatagtaacaacctactatcttgcttaagtgaattacaatgcaagctttatataaaaatataccaacaagTAAATGCAGATGAAGCTTTGGTCGGCACGTCCTGATGGTgtggcttgctgagctgatgaagacttgtagcacgagtTGCTTGCAGAACAGGACTTTTATCGATCAGAAAGTATTACcaagcctcagacctcgagctcctttttataagatCCAAtgatgttcggtcgactgatccctccgttcggtcgaccgaacccgctcccttccttgcCGGCTGGAGTCTGACCCTGGCTCGATCTCTGACAATCAATGctctttaagggttcggtcgaccgatcatgcctttcgaTCAACCGAACTGGATATTTCCCTGTTCGTTGAAATTCActgagatcttcttttaatgctGCATTTATTGTtgattggatcagtcgaccggtcctccggttcggtcgaccgatcaggacttTTTCCTTTTTGCTTCTGATCGTTGCTGATGAACTGGCCTGTGTTGAGTCAccatggttcgatcgaccgatcctctggttcgatcgatcgatcaagctttgaccgaaCTATATTCTATTTTGATCTGAACTAATACCTGCTTTGAGTTGACCTGGtgcagtcgaccgatcctcctattcggtcgaccgatcaggttgaacctacaaaacagtgttagacaataatcctgcaaaacagagattaTGCGTGAGTAGTATGAAAGACAgtaaaactgtcttgatctcaacttggaaatcttcctggtttctttagttggattagcgacctaaggttgttcccttcgggaacccgacctcactgtcgctcctccagttatttacctcaacctatctgccaaacttagatcctccagatctagttcggacttttcacttagccttgatcggctccccaggacttttctcttgatcttcggtcctccagacctctcgatcacattgCCAAGCTTCGGGTCATCTCGAgctacttggacttgcacctgggttccacgatctgctaagatttctcctgcctagcctccaactaggtctttcccggttgagtaaacatcctgcacactcagtcaacttgttagatcataacaagacttaaattgaacctttgacaacataaaaacttaggtttgattctggtgcaacttgcaccaacacaaaATACCTAATAAAGACCAACTACTCAATAAAATACAAAACTCAAAATGATATTCAAAGTTTAATATGAAATCAGGATTCTGACAAGTTAAAATATATCCTGATTGTATCAAATGGACAACCTTCTCATCTCTAGAAGGACATTTTGAATGGTTAGGAATGTCATTCGGACTTAAGATAACATGCTAAATTTTCCAAAGGAGGATggatgatatttttaaaaatgtctCTATGTTCACCTACATCTACATTGACGATGTATTAATTTTTTCGAAAACAAAAGATGAACATTTTGCTCAtctatatgttatttttaacctctttgaaaaacaaggCCTCATAGTTTCGCAGAAGAAAATGAAACTAGCCACAAAACATAGATTTTCTTAGAATAGAAATTGGGCAAGGACGAATTACACTCCTATCTCATATTTCATCCAAGATACTCACTTTTCCAGATAAAATAAAAGATATGAAAACATTAAGAGCATTTTTAGGACTTAAACTATGCCAGACATTATCTCAAGGACATAGGAAAAATTAGTGGACCCCTATACAACAAAATGTCAATTACAGGTCAAAAATACTTTAATCAACAAGACATAGAGCTAGTTAAACAAATCAAAGAATTAGTTAGAATTATTCCAATTTTAACACTACCACTGGATTCTGACTATTTGGTCGTAGAAATAGACGGATGTGAAATAGGTTGTGGAGGAGTTTTATTTAGAAAAACCTCCAAATATGACCCCAAAACCTTAGAATCTTTGTGCAGATATGCCTTAGggaaatataaagaaaaatatcaCTTAACTTCTCTAGATTACGAAATTCTAGCGGTCATTTACTATCTTGACACATTCATGCTCTTTATTtgcaataaataagaaattactatCCGAACTAATTACGAGGCAATTGTGAAATACACACAACAAACCTAAGGGTTACATAAAAGCTTAAACATAAAACGATGGCTTAAGTTCACAGATACACTTATAAATAAAGGATTTAAAATCTAATGGGAACATATTAAGGGAACAAATAATTCCCTAGAGGATACTTTATCATGACTTTTACATTAAACTTCACTAAATATTACAGGATCAATGGATCGACAAAAGAAGGTGCAAACTTTTGCCATAAAAACTATGAAGTTTGACAACCAATAATTACAATAGCTTATAAACTATAAGGATCAGTTCCATCTTTCCTCCAGAACTGTTTACTTAACAATATTTAGAATATCCCCAAAATTCCTGGCAATGCTAATTACAAGATAGCAATAATTAATGCTTTATCCAACTAATTCCTGAACCACGGTGTAAAAACTAGAAGGCAAGAAGTTTTCTTGCTATATAGTTTATTCAGGAATATAATATGATGGGAAGAAGTCAAAATAGCCACACAAGGATGTGAAAAATCATCCTACAAAGGCTTTTACTCCATAGATTAAGCATTCACTTCTGCCAGGACAATAATTGACACTAACTTCTTTATAAGCACCTTAAGACAGGAGGAAAATCAGACAAAATACAGTCTGATAGAACTTATGCTCAAATAGCCATAATTGAACTTAACAAAATAGCCATGAttttggattagaagatgatttAGTTTGGATGGATGAAAAAACCAAGCGATATATGAAATTATTGCAAGAAGCTGAGTGTGAATTGTATGAAGGTTGTAAAAATTTCACAAAACTGGCATTCATTGTTCATCTCCTACAACTAAAAGTTCTAGGTAGTTGGCCTGATAATTCCTTCACTCTTTTACTTCAATTGTTGGTAAAAGCCTTTCCTCATGCAAAGTTACCTTCATCCTTTTATGAAGCCAAAAAAATAACTGAAGATCTTGGCTTCACATACCACACTTCGGATGTTTGCCCAAAGGACTGTATGATATTTCATGGTGAAGATAGTAAACTTAAAGAATGTGAAGTATGTGAATCACCTCGATACAAGTCTGGGGGTAAGCAAATTGCTGCAAAGCAAATACGGTATTTTCCATTAAAGCCAAGATTGCAAAAACTTTTCCTGTCATCTGAGATTGCTTCATTAATGAAATGGCTTGAAAAAGAAAGAACTGATGATGGTGTCCTGAGACACCCTGCTGATTCTCAAGCTTGGAAGTCTTTTGATAACAAATATTCATCTTTTGCTAGTGATTGTCGTAATATTAGACTTGGATTAGCTGCGGATGGATTCAATCCTTTTAGAACAATGAACACATCTCATAGTACGTGCCTGTTATGCTTATTCCATACAATTTACCCCCATGGGTATGCATGAAACAATCAAATCTCATATTATCTGTGCTTGTTGATGGGCCTAAAGCACCTGGAAACAGAATAGATGTGTACTTACAGCCACTCATTGAAGAATTAGTAGAACTATGGAATGATGTGTACTTATGATGCTTCAAGTAAGCAAATGTTTAATCTTCGTGCAACTTTATTATGGACAATCAGTGATTTTTCGGCTTATGGAAATTTATCTGGGTGGAGTACAAAAGGGAGGTATGCTTGTCCATGTTGTGGTAGCAGAACTTGATCACTATGGTTGAAACATAGTAAGAAATTTTGCTATTTTGGTCATAGAATTTTTTTACCTCCTAATCATAGATTTCGAAAGCTGAGAGCATCCTTTGATGGAACACGAGAATATGGAAACAAGCCAAGAAGGCTTTCAGGGTATGAAATGTATGAAGAAGTGAGAGAAGTTTTAACGGATTATAAGAAAGATGACATTAAAAAAAGACACAATGGGGAGTTTCATTTACCGAGTGAGACCAATTGGAAgaaaaaaagtatattttttgAGTTGCCTTATTGGATGGATAATTTAGTACCACATAATATTGATGCGATGCATACAGAGAGAAATTTCATGGAAAATGTACTTTCTACAATACTTGGCATAGCAGGAAAATCAAAGGATCATCTGAATGTTCGTTGTGATTTGAAAGAAATGGGAATAAGGAAAGCATTGCATCCTACTCTAATGGCCTCTGGTAAAGAGCATATTCTTCCTACAAAATTTACAATGTCCAAGGATGAAAAATTGGTTTGttgtaaagttttgaaaaatatcaaaCTTCCAAACGGCATTGCATCAAATATATCAAAATGTGTACACTTGGAGGAGCGAAATATATGGGGTTTGAAGTCTCATGATCATCATATTCTTATGCAACTGTTGCTTCCGTTAGCTATTCGCAAAGCATTGCCTAAAGATATAGTTAAAGTTCTTATAGAGTTAACTAATTTTTTTAGGCAACTAACTTAATCACATAAATGATTTGGAACACATCCAAGATAGAATTACTGTTATCCTATGTCATCTTGAGAGAATATTTCCTCCATCTTTTTTTAATATAATGGAGCACTTACCTATACACTTGGCTGAAGAAGCATTACTTGCTGGAGCCGTACAATTTCGATGGATGTACCCCATAGAAAGGTTAGTTTTTGTTTGCTTTATGAATGGATTATATTTGTGTGAATATTTAACATTTTTATTAATTGAAACCAACTGATATCTCTTTAATGTTTCTAGATATCTATGTACTCTGAAAAAATATGTGCGAAATCGTGCTCATC includes these proteins:
- the LOC122050439 gene encoding uncharacterized protein LOC122050439, which gives rise to MDEKTKRYMKLLQEAECELYEGCKNFTKLAFIVHLLQLKVLGSWPDNSFTLLLQLLVKAFPHAKLPSSFYEAKKITEDLGFTYHTSDVCPKDCMIFHGEDSKLKECEVCESPRYKSGGKQIAAKQIRYFPLKPRLQKLFLSSEIASLMKWLEKERTDDGVLRHPADSQAWKSFDNKYSSFASDCRNIRLGLAADGFNPFRTMNTSHSTCLLCLFHTIYPHGFRKLRASFDGTREYGNKPRRLSGYEMYEEVREVLTDYKKDDIKKRHNGEFHLPSETNWKKKSIFFELPYWMDNLVPHNIDAMHTERNFMENVLSTILGIAGKSKDHLNVRCDLKEMGIRKALHPTLMASGKEHILPTKFTMSKDEKLVCCKVLKNIKLPNGIASNISKCVHLEERNIWGLKSHDHHILMQLLLPLAIRKALPKDIVKVLIELTNFFRQLT